CTCCGCCACCGACGCCGACGATCGTGACGTTGCTGATCTCCTTGAGTTCGATCACGCCGGCGGCGGTACTGCAACTGTCGCCGGAGACCTTGGCGGTGTTTCCGTGGTTGATGGTCCCCTCGACCTGGATGACGATCGGGGTACTGCTGCTGGCGCGGCCGCACAGGGCCTGGTGGATCGCGGTGCCGGTGGTGGCCCGGACCGCCTGCCCGCCCGCACCGCCGGTCGTACCGCCGTTCTGCGTGGCGTAGCCGGTCGCACCGGTGGCGGCCGACGCCTCCTGGGGCATCGACAGCACCACGCCGGTCGCGGCGGCCACGGCCAGGGTGGCCAGCGCCGCGTTGAGTCGCAGGGTGACTGCTCGTCTCATCCTCGGTATCCCCAATCGCCTTCACATGCCGGAACGAACAACCTGTCGTGATCACGTCAACACAGCAGGCGGGAAAGCGCTTTCTCGGCGTGAATATAGGGGGCCCTCCAGGGGCTGACAAGAGATCTGACACGTTCACACTGACGACCGCTGTACAGCCAGATGAACAAGAGGTGCACTCGGCATCCCGCGAGGCGGGCTCGATGTGCACGTCGGCGGATGCTGCGGTACGATCATCCTGCAAGGTCACAGGGGGTCAAACCCCGGCGACCGGCAGTGCGTTGGTGGTCCAAGGAAAGACGCCCCACTTCCCGTGGGGAAATGCAGGTGCAAGGCCTGCCCAGCGCTCGACGAGAACCCCGGCCCCGCTCCAGCGGGACCGGGGTTCTTCCGTTGCCCCGGGGTCGGGCCCGGCCTCAGGCCTGGATCACCGGCTCCCTCGTGAACAGCGCGCCCAGTTCCGGCGCGTTGACCCTGCGGTCGGCCAGGCGCAGACCCTCCCAGACGGTGACCTGGTTGGCCGTGAGGACCGGCTTGCCCAGCTCCTTCTCCAGAACCGGGATGTGGGCCGCCGTGTGCAGGGCGGTGTCCGGCAGGAGAAGCGCCTCCGCGTCCGGGCGGTCGGCGGCGCGGGCCAGGGCCAGCACCTCGGCCTCGGTCCAGGTGCCGACCTCGGCCGCCGTGATGACGCCGGAGCCGACGACGTCGACCGCCTCGATGCCGGCGGCGCGCAGGAAGTCCGCGAAGAGCCGCGCCACGTCCTCGGGGTAGGTCGCCCCGATCGCCACCCGCCGGGCCCCGATCTCCCGCGCCGCGTGCACGAAGGCGAAGGAGGTGGAGGAGGCCGGGAGGCCCGCCGCCCTGGCCAGGGTGCGCACCTGCTCGTGGGCGCCCTCCCAGCCGTGCACGAAGCTCCCGCTGGTGCAGGCCCACACGACGGCGTCGGCCCCGGACAGCCGCAGCTCCGCCACGCCTGCCTCCAGGCGCTGCGGCGAGCCCATCTCCAGCAGCGCGTCCACCCGGTGCGCGTCCTCGCCGATGTCCGTGTGCACCAGGTCCACCCGGATGTCGCTGCCCAGGAGCTGCTCGATGCGTGGGTAGTCGTCCTCGCCGGAGTGGCCCGGGTACAGGAATCCCAGTGCTGTCATGTCCACCCTTCCTGCTGCTGTTCCGTGTCCGGGCCGTCACCGACGCCCGGCATGTCCGCCACTGCGGGACCGGCCGGCCCCGGCACCACGGGGCCGGTGCGTGCCGACGGATCGGTCAGCGCCTGATACGGCCCCACGGCACGGGTACCCAGTCGGCGCAGTGCCGCCCACATCGTCACTTGGTTGGCCGAGATCACCGGGATGCGCAGCTCGGCCTCCAGCTGCGGGATGACGTCGTAGGTCGGCAGGTTGGTGCAGGAGATGAACAGGGCGTCCGCCGCCCCCGCGCGCGGTACCGCCCGGCGTGCCATGTCGGCCACGTCGCGGTACGGGACCTTCCAGATGTGCCGGGTCAGCCCCATGAAGGCGCAGCCCGTGACGGTGACGCCGGCCTCGGCGACGTACTCCTCCAGCGCCCGGGTCACGGAGACGGTGTACGGCGTCACCAGCGCGACCCGGCGTACGCCCAGCTCGGCCAGCGCGTCCAGCAGCGCCCCCGAGGTGGTCACGGACGGGACCGCGCCCGCCCAGGTCATCGCCTCGCACATGGCGCGCTCGCCGGTCACGCCGCCGACGAAGCTCCCCGAGGTGCAGGCGTAGGCGACGACCTCGGGCGCGATGGCGTTGAGGGTGCGCACCGCCTCGCCGAGGGTCTCGTGCTCACTGACCAGCCGGGCGAGGTCCAGGCTGACCTCGACGGGCACGAAGGGGGTCCGCGTCATGTGCAGCGAGACCTCGTCGGGCACCCAGCGCCACAGCTCGCGGTCGAGTGCGAAGTCGAAAGGGGCGACCACGCCGACCCCGCGTTGCGGAGCGGGTCCGCCGAGAAAGGAGATGTCCATGGCACGCACCGACCTCACGCTGAGAGAGGGGAGGACAACGCACCGTACGCACGGCCGTGTTGACGAAGGTAGGTTCCGGTGCGAGCGTGGTCAATCCGCCCGCGTCACTCGCAGGTCAACAGCCGGTTAACTCCTGCGTCCACCGCCCGAAAGCGCTCCCGCGCGCACGCCCCGGAGACAGCCTGCCGATGAGCACGCCCACCCTTCTCGTCCTGGACGCCGAGCCCCTCCCCCGTCTCGGCCGGCTGACCGGCCGGGCCCGGATCGAGCACACCGACGAGGCGACCCTCGCCGAACGGCTGCCGCACGCCGACGTGTTGCTGGTATGGGACTTCACCTCGCACGCCGTGCGCGGCGCCTGGCCCGGCGACGGCCCGCGCCCGCGCTGGGTGCACACGGCGAGCGCGGGCGTGGACCACCTGATGTGCCCCGAACTGGCCGCGTCGGACACGGTGGTGACCAACGCGCGCGGTGTCTTCGACCAGCCGATCGCCGAGTACGTCGCCGCGCTCGTCCTGGCGATGGCCAAGGACCTGCCCACCACGCTGCGGTTGCAGGGCGAGCGGACCTGGCGGCACCGCGAGTCGCTGCGGGTGGCCGGTACGCGCGCCTGCGTGGTCGGCTCGGGGCCGATCGGGCGGGCGATCGCGCGCACGCTCGAGGCGCTCGGCGTCACGACCGCCCTGGTCGGCCGGACCGCCCGCACCGGCGTCCACGGTCCGCAGGACCTGGACCGGCTGCTGGCGCGTGCCGACTGGGTGGTGGCGGCGGCGCCCCTGACCGACGACACCCGCGGCATGTTCGACGCCCGGCGGTTCGGGGTGATGCAGCCCTCCGCGCGGTTCGTGAACGTGGGCCGGGGGCAGCTGGTCGTCGAGGACGACCTGGCCGCGGCGCTGACCGGGCGCCGGATCGCGGGCGCCGCCCTGGACGTGCTGAGCCACGAGCCCCTGCCGGCCGACAGCCCGCTGTGGCGGGTCCCGGACCTGATCGTCTCCCCGCACATGAGCGGGGACACGGTCGGCTGGCGGGACGCACTGGGGGCACAGTTCGTGGAGATGTTCGAGAGCTGGGCGGCGGGCGGGCCGCTGGCGAACGTGGTCGACAAGAAGCGTGGATACGTGCCCGGACACTGAGGTTCCTGAAAGCGGGAGGGTGCATGACCGACCTCACCGAGCTGACCGCGGTACAGCTCCTCGACGGCTACCGCAGGGGTGAGTTCAGCCCGGTCGAGGCGACCCGGGCGGCCCTGGAGCGGGCCGAGCGGATCCAGCCGGCCGTGAACGCGTTCGTCCGGCTGACCGGCGAGGAGGCGCTCGACGCGGCCCGGCGGGCCGAGGAGCGGTGGCTGCGCGGGCAGCCGTGCGGGCGGCTGGACGGCGTGCCGGTCACGGTGAAGGACATCCTGCTGATGCGCGGGCACCCGACGCTGCGCGGCTCCCGGGCCGTCTCCCCGGACGGGCCCTGGCACGAGGACGCGCCCTCCGTCGCCCGGCTGCGCGAGCACGGCGCCGTCTTCGTCGGCAAGACGACGACGCCCGAGTACGGCTGGAAGGGCGTCACGGACTCGCCGCTGTCGGGCGTCACCCGCAACCCGCACGACCCCGCGCGCACCGCGGGCGGCTCCAGCGGGGGCGCGGCGGCGGCCGTGGCGCTCGGCGCGGGACCGCTGGCGCTCGGCACGGACGGCGGGGGCAGCGTGCGCATCCCGGCGTCCTTCTGCGGCGTCTTCGGCCTGAAACCGACGTACGGCCGGGTGCCGCTGTACCCGGCGAGCGCGTTC
This region of Streptomyces ambofaciens ATCC 23877 genomic DNA includes:
- a CDS encoding D-2-hydroxyacid dehydrogenase, yielding MSTPTLLVLDAEPLPRLGRLTGRARIEHTDEATLAERLPHADVLLVWDFTSHAVRGAWPGDGPRPRWVHTASAGVDHLMCPELAASDTVVTNARGVFDQPIAEYVAALVLAMAKDLPTTLRLQGERTWRHRESLRVAGTRACVVGSGPIGRAIARTLEALGVTTALVGRTARTGVHGPQDLDRLLARADWVVAAAPLTDDTRGMFDARRFGVMQPSARFVNVGRGQLVVEDDLAAALTGRRIAGAALDVLSHEPLPADSPLWRVPDLIVSPHMSGDTVGWRDALGAQFVEMFESWAAGGPLANVVDKKRGYVPGH
- a CDS encoding maleate cis-trans isomerase family protein encodes the protein MDISFLGGPAPQRGVGVVAPFDFALDRELWRWVPDEVSLHMTRTPFVPVEVSLDLARLVSEHETLGEAVRTLNAIAPEVVAYACTSGSFVGGVTGERAMCEAMTWAGAVPSVTTSGALLDALAELGVRRVALVTPYTVSVTRALEEYVAEAGVTVTGCAFMGLTRHIWKVPYRDVADMARRAVPRAGAADALFISCTNLPTYDVIPQLEAELRIPVISANQVTMWAALRRLGTRAVGPYQALTDPSARTGPVVPGPAGPAVADMPGVGDGPDTEQQQEGWT
- a CDS encoding maleate cis-trans isomerase family protein, with amino-acid sequence MTALGFLYPGHSGEDDYPRIEQLLGSDIRVDLVHTDIGEDAHRVDALLEMGSPQRLEAGVAELRLSGADAVVWACTSGSFVHGWEGAHEQVRTLARAAGLPASSTSFAFVHAAREIGARRVAIGATYPEDVARLFADFLRAAGIEAVDVVGSGVITAAEVGTWTEAEVLALARAADRPDAEALLLPDTALHTAAHIPVLEKELGKPVLTANQVTVWEGLRLADRRVNAPELGALFTREPVIQA